From Passer domesticus isolate bPasDom1 chromosome 8, bPasDom1.hap1, whole genome shotgun sequence, a single genomic window includes:
- the SMC3 gene encoding structural maintenance of chromosomes protein 3, with the protein MYIKQVIIQGFRSYRDQTIVDPFSSKHNVIVGRNGSGKSNFFYAIQFVLSDEFSHLRPEQRLALLHEGTGPRVISAFVEIIFDNSDNRLPIDKEEVSLRRVIGAKKDQYFLDKKMVTKNDVMNLLESAGFSRSNPYYIVKQGKINQMATAPDSQRLKLLREVAGTRVYDERKEESISLMKETEGKREKINELLKYIEERLHTLEEEKEELAQYQKWDKMRRALEYTIYNQELNETRAKLDELSAKRETSGEKSRQLRDAQQDARDKMEEIERQVRELKTKISAMKEEKEQLSAERQEQIKQRTKLELKAKDLQDELAGNSEQRKRLLKERQKLLEKIEEKQKELAETEPKFNSVKEKEERGIARLAQATQERTDLYAKQGRGSQFTSKEERDKWIKKELKSLDQAINDKKRQIAAIHKDLEDTEANKEKNLEQYSKLDQDLNEVKARVEELDRKYYEVKNKKDELQSERNYLWREENAEQQALAAKREDLEKKQQLLRAATGKAILNGIDSINKVLEHFRRKGINQHVLNGYHGIVMNNFECEPAFYTCVEVTAGNRLFYHIVDSDEVSTKILMEFNKMNLPGEVTFLPLNKLDVRDTAYPETNDAIPMISKLRYNPRFDKAFKHVFGKTLICRSMEVSTQLARAFTMDCITLEGDQVSHRGALTGGYYDTRKSRLELQKDVRKAEEELGELEAKLNENLRRNIERINNEIDQLMNQMQQIETQQRKFKASRDSILSEMKMLKEKRQQSEKTFMPKQRSLQSLEASLHAMESTRESLKAELGTDLLSQLSLEDQKRVDALNDEIRQLQQENRQLLNERIKLEGIITRVETYLNENLRKRLDQVEQELNELRETEGGTVLTATTSELEAINKRVKDTLARSDDLDNSIDKTEAGIKELQKSMERWKNMEKEHMDAINHDTKELEKMTNRQGMLLKKKEECMKKIRELGSLPQEAFEKYQTLSLKQLFRKLEQCNTELKKYSHVNKKALDQFVNFSEQKEKLIKRQEELDRGYKSIMELMNVLELRKYEAIQLTFKQVSKNFSEVFQKLVPGGKATLVMKKGDVEGSQSQDEGEGSTESERGSGSQSSVPSVDQFTGVGIRVSFTGKQGEMREMQQLSGGQKSLVALALIFAIQKCDPAPFYLFDEIDQALDAQHRKAVSDMIMELAEHAQFITTTFRPELLESADKFYGVKFRNKVSHIDVITAEMAKDFVEDDTTHG; encoded by the exons ATGTACATCAAGCAG GTAATCATCCAGGGCTTTCGAAGCTACAGGGACCAAACCATTGTGGACCCATTCAGCTCTAAACACAATGTCATTG TGGGAAGAAATGGATCTGGAAAAAGCAACTTTTTTTATG CAATTCAGTTTGTCCTCAGTGATGAGTTTAGTCATCTTCGCCCAGAGCAGAGACTGGCTTTGTTGCAC GAAGGTACAGGTCCTCGTGTTATCTCGGCATTTGTGGAGATTATATTTGACAATTCCGACAACAGGTTACCG ATTGATAAAGAGGAAGTGTCACTTCGGAGAGTCATTGGAGCCAAGAAGGACCAATATTTCTTAGACAAGAAAATGGTGAC GAAAAACGATGTCATGAATCTTCTTGAAAGTGCTGGATTTTCTCGCAGTAATCCCTACTATATTGTCAAACAAGGAAAG ATCAACCAGATGGCCACAGCTCCTGACTCTCAAAGACTGAAGTTACTAAGAGAGGTAGCTGGTACCAGAGTGTACGATGAACGTAAAGAGGAGAGTATTTCACTAATGAAAGAAACAG AGGGCAAGCGAGAGAAAATCAACGAGTTGTTGAAATACATTGAGGAGCGACTGCATACTCtagaagaggagaaagaggagctggCACAGTACCAGAAATGGGATAAAATGAGGAGAGCATTAGAATACACCATTTACAATCAGGAACTTAATGAAACTCGAGCTAAGCTTGATGAG CTTTCTGCTAAACGAGAGACAAGTGGAGAAAAATCAAGGCAGCTGAGAGATGCACAGCAAGATGCTAGAGATAAAATGGAg GAAATAGAACGGCAAGTTCGAGAACTGAAGACAAAGATTTCTGCaatgaaagaagagaaagagcaaCTTAGTGCTGAAAGACAGGAGCAGATTAAACAGAGGACTAAATTAGAGCTGAAGGCTAAAGATCTACAGGATGAATTAGCTGGAAACAGTGAGCAAAGG AAAAGACTGCTAAAAGAGAGGCAAAAACTTCTTGAGAAAATCGAGGAGAAGCAGAAAGAATTGGCCGAAACAGAGCCAAAATTTAACAGcgtaaaagaaaaagaagagcgGGGAATTGCTAG ACTCGCACAGGCTACACAAGAAAGAACAGATCTTTATGCAAAGCAAGGTCGAGGGAGCCAGTTTACTTCCAAAGAGGAAAGGGATAAGTGGATAAAGAAAGAACTGAAGTCTTTAGATCAAGCCATCAATGACAAGAAGCGGCAGATTGCAGCTATACACAAGGACTTGGAGGATACAGAGGCAAACAAGGAGAAGAACTTGGAGCAGTACAGT AAACTGGACCAGGATCTTAATGAAGTGAAGGCTCGTGTTGAAGAATTGGACAGAAAATACTatgaagtgaaaaataaaaaggatgaACTACAGAGTGAAAGAAA TTACCTATGGAGAGAAGAGAATGCAGAACAACAAGCTCTTGCTGCAAAGAGGGAGGATCTAGAAAAGAAACAGCAGCTTCTCAGAGCAGCAACAGGAAAG GCCATTTTGAATGGTATAGACAGCATAAACAAAGTTTTGGAGCACTTCCGTCGAAAAGGGATAAACCAGCACGTTCTGAACGGCTACCATGGGATCGTCATGAACAACTTCGAATGTGAGCCAGCATTCTACACCTGCGTTGAAGTCACTGCAGGGAACAG GTTGTTTTATCACATTGTGGATTCTGATGAGGTCAGTACAAAGATCCTAATGGAATTTAACAAAATGAACCTTCCTGGAGAAGTTACTTTCCTCCCTTTGAACAAGCTGGATGTTAGAGATACTGCTTATCCTGAGACTAAT GATGCTATTCCTATGATCAGTAAACTGAGATACAATCCAAGATTTGATAAGGCTTTCAAACATGTTTTTGGGAAGACTTTAATTTGTCGTAGCATGGAAGTGTCTACCCAGCTGGCCAGAGCTTTCACAATGGATTGTATCACTCTGGAAG GTGATCAAGTCAGCCATCGAGGTGCTTTGACTGGAGGTTATTATGACACCAGGAAGTCTCGGCTTGAATTGCAAAAAGATGTTagaaaagcagaagaggaaCTTGGTGAACTCGAAGCAAAGCTCAATGAAAACTTACGTAGAAACATTGAGA GGATTAATAATGAGATTGACCAGCTAATGAACCAAATGCAGCAAATTgaaacacagcagagaaaattCAAAGCCTCTCGAGACAGTATTTTGTCAGAGATGAAAATGCTGAAGGAGAAGAGGCAGCAGTCTGAAAAGACATTTATGCCTAAG CAACGTagcctgcagagcctggaggcAAGTTTACATGCCATGGAGTCAACTAGAGAATCGTTAAAAGCAGAACTGGGGACAGATTTGTTGTCTCAGCTCAGTCTTGAAGATCAGAAACGTGTGGATGCTCTTAATGATGAAATTCGACAACTACAGCAA GAAAACAGACAGCTTTTGAATGAGAGGATTAAATTAGAAGGCATTATCACAAGAGTTGAAACATACCTCAATGAGAATCTGAGAAAACGCTTGGACCAAGTAGAACAA GAACTGAATGAGCTTCGAGAAACAGAAGGTGGCACAGTTCTTACTGCCACAACATCAGAACTTGAGGCTATCAACAAACGAGTGAAGGATACACTGGCACGGTCAGATG ATCTGGATAACTCTATTGACAAAACAGAAGCAGGAATTAAAGAACTTCAGAAGAGCATGGAACGCTGGAAGAACATGGAAAAGGAGCATATGGATGCTATTAACCATGATACAAAAGAACTTGAAAAAATGACAAACAGGCAAGGCATGCTCCTCAAGAAGAAAGAGGAATGCATGAAGAAAATACGAGAGTTGGGTTCACTTCCACAGGAGGCTTTTGAAAAGTATCAGACTTTAAGTTTAAAGCAG TTATTCCGCAAGCTGGAGCAGTGCAATACTGAACTGAAGAAATACAGTCACGTTAATAAAAAAGCTTTAGATCAGTTTGTGAATTTCtcagagcagaaggaaaaattgATAAAAAGACAAGAGGAACTGGACAGGGGCTACAAATCCATCATGGAGCTGATGAATGTCCTTGAGCTCAGGAAATATGAGGCTATTCAGCTGACTTTCAAGCAG GTGTCAAAAAATTTCAGTGAAGTATTCCAAAAGTTAGTACCTGGTGGCAAGGCCACATTGGTGATGAAGAAAGGAGATGTGGAGGGCAGCCAGTCCCAGGATGAAGGTGAAGGCAGTACTGAGAGCGAAAGGGGATCTGGATCTCAGAGCAGTGTTCCATCTGTAGATCAGTTCACTGGAGTTGGCATAAGG GTATCATTCACAGGAAAGCAGGGTGAAatgagagaaatgcagcaaCTTTCAGGTGGACAGAAATCTTTAGTGGCCCTGGCCCTAATATTTGCCATCCAGAAATGTGATCCAGCTCCGTTCTACTTGTTTGATGAAATCGACCAAGCCTTGGATGCCCAGCATAGAAAAGCTGTGTCAG ATATGATTATGGAACTAGCTGAACATGCTCAGTTTATTACAACAACTTTTAGGCCAGAACTGCTTGAGTCAGCTGACAAGTTCTATGGTGTAAAATTCAGAAACAAG GTCAGTCATATTGATGTGATCACAGCAGAAATGGCCAAAGACTTTGTAGAAGATGACACCACGCATGGTTAA